The sequence AATCCTTTTCCAATGTTTGTGGAACTGAATCTTTTGTTGCTGCCACTGGAAACTCTAAATATTTGAAACCAACTCAATCCCTCTTGGAAGAATTGGTTTGTGCTGGTGGCAAGACTATTGATTTGAGTAATGAGAAATTTATCAGGAGATTATCGCGCAATAGCAAGAAAGGATCTTTAAGCCTTCGCGCCATGCTAAAAGCAGAGATTCCTAGCAATGAATTGTTCAATGAAAGGCATGAACTTTATGTTAAAATCATGAAGCTCATTACCTTGTTGGAGGAGGTAAGCAAAAATAATGTCTTCATTCTCGATTATTCCTAGCTGTTAAATTATGTAACCATTTAGTCTAAAATCTTAAAATGTTAGGGATGTCACAATTGTATTTAGGTGAAAATTCTTCTTGATAATGGGTGGCAGGGTCGAAGCCACCTTTTGCTAATTGACCACCCTTAGTCGAAATATTACGAAAAATTACaagtaaaatattaatttttgatgtatataacatatattaaacaccctttgtcgggaattttttttacttcttttaaatCTGAACATCCTTGGGAAATTTTTTGGCTTCGCCACTGATGGGTGTCACCTTCCATGTTTTGATTGAAATTCTTTGATTTATACGATTACTGATGAATATTCAGGTGGAAAGAAGATATGAGCAATATTATCAACATATGGAAGAAATTACTTCCACATTTGAGGTGATAGCAGGATTTGGAGCAGGGAAACCTTATACAGCACTAGCACTTCAAGCCATGTCTAGACATTTTTCCTGTTTAAGAGATGCAATCATATCTCAAATTTATGTGATTAGACAAAAAATGCCACGAGACGTGCCAAAAATTAGCAGTGGTCTGTCACACTTGAGCCTATTTGAGAAAGAGACTCTTCAGAACAGAATGTCTCTTCAACAACTTGGAATTATCCAAAGTAATCGACAAGCTTGGAGACCAATTCGAGGATTGCCAGAAACATCGGTTGCAATTCTTCGTTCTTGGCTATTCGAACACTTCCTTCATCCGTACGTGCTCTTGGCTCTAGTAGAGAGAGcatacttttatttacttaattgtaTCTGCAATATTAATTATAACATGTATTCTATCAAATGATTATTGAAAGTTGTCTATCTAGCAGATATCCAAATGACTCTGAAAAGCTTATGTTAGCATCTCAGACGGGCTTATCAAAAAATCAGGTAAATTTTCTCTTTGCCActtaaagggcagcccggtgcattaAGCTGGGTCCGGGGAAGTGCGagaccacaagagtctattgtGCGCAGCTTTACCATGTGTTTCTGCAGGAGGCTGTTTTCacgactcgaacccgtgacctcctgttCATATGAAAGTAATTTTACGAGcaacgccaaggctccccttccttagtaaaaatatatttaaatagtGAATTATTCCAAATTAACTTGGTTTCTTGTGATGTTTTTAAGGTGTCAAACTGGTTTATTAATGCTCGAGTTAGACTGTGGAAACCCATGATTGAGGAAATGTATAAGGAAGAATTTGCAGATTCTTCAGTGGATTCAGATCCATTTTTAAACAGAGAAGGTGTTACAGATTCAGCAGAGGAATGAAGTAAGATATTTGTTAAATTTCAGTTTCAACTTTCTGCAACATCTCCTTAACTGATTGTTATTTTTTCTTGTAATCTTAGGGTTGGAGAGAGTAAAATGAGGATTATATTTTATGTAATAAGACTATGTTTTTACAGTTGGAATTTGTTGAAGGATTTGACTGTGGAAAAAAGCTGAAGAAGTACAAAGGTGGCAAGCAGAAACATATTAGAAAAGACAAAATGTAGCCTGAATTGGTGGCATTTCTTATACCTAGTACTTGGTGTTACAAAATACTAGTATAATATAGAGTCTGAAAATTGTAATGCTTTTATGAAATGTCTGAAATTCTATGTTTAACATAGCCTTTGGGTTTGAGAATTGAGGGAGTAGCCCTATTCGGCTATTCCCACGTTAAAAGTTAAAAGCATTGGCATGCATTGTTAACAAATTCACGAACATTATTGGTAGGAAAAAAGGCTAGTTAAAAgataatattttaacaaaaataatgGGATTATAAAAAACACTATAGCATGCTCTCATGGCGAGTCATAAAACTATGTGATGTAAATTAGTCCCTCTTCAGTGTACAACTACGAAAGAAATTGCACATcttaactgttttttttttttttttttttttgcaagttGTGTAACATGCCATCTTTTGTTAttttaatcaataaaaaaaatcaaataccaTTTGAAATTTATTATCTTGCTGAATTTTGTAGTCTGAACTAACAAGGCATCACCAAAAAAAGGTTTTAGAGGACAGGGAAACATGCACGGAACACCATCAAAAGAATATATACGATGAAAATTTGTACTAAATTGAGTACTCCATTTACTTGTTTCTCCAATGGAAAAGGGTtagataagaaaaagaaatacttcACGGATAAGAAAATACTTATTCCATCTAACaagaaagagaggaaagaaaaaggaatttTTATACAAATAACTGGCTATATTCAATGTTTATCAATATCTTATTAATTATTAATAACaatgtttaccctcaaaatcggataacaattgaatttataattggttttaaggatacgtgaatTAATTTGACACAAAGCGATAAATTGAATTATAAATAAGCGAATAATAATAAGGTAAATTCAAATCGTATGACTTAAACAATTATAGCCTTGAAAAGTAAGTCTCACTTGAACTGGATGTAATTCAAATGATATCAGATACAGAAGAACAGTAGCTTGCAGGAAGAAAATTATATTATAATGTTTtagaatgcgtgttacaatgtcttttacaaataatcagaccccctttatatagtaggggaatcttactttaggtacaattctacaAAGGgtaaaaaatctcatgatttgctaattaacCGATTTCTCATTGATATATGCCGAGATTCTCGCCGTGATATCcgaccggttacggatatttTGGCCTTCCGCTATCTGGTCCGATAATGGTTCCTCGAGCTCATTCGGAGTCGGGTGCCGATTCCGGGGTCATGGACTCGATAATCCCAAAGACGGGTGTTCCAACCTCGTACCCTGGTTCGATGAAACCTGGGGTCGACCTTCGATTCATTACGTTTTAAGCCCGATTTGTCATGAAATAGATGAGCCCGATTtcgatcgtatacagatagttcctcattttttggagtgtaaGCGACGAAAAACAATATGAGCCCCCGATCCTCGTCTCGATACTTAGCGGCAAAAACGACAAAAATGGACAAAACATCTCGTCAGTCacgtcttaatggcattaaatgttcGTCAGTTGCTGGTTGGCCACTATAGGCTTTGAACCGTCatttgaaaattataaatatttcctcattcattcattcaaactttacatccaATCTTTTCCTACTcttgttcttaattttttttgcattttctagtACTTGTACCCAGATTTCTTGAGAGTTTTGTAAAAATCCTCGCTTGTTTTCACTCCACATCGTCAAGTGTATCCTTTTCACTTCTTCTCCTTCATCTTTTACcctttatttgaaaagaaaatggcGAAGACTTCTACGACAGTTCCTTAAAAAGAAACTGCTTCTTCATCATGGCTGGCTGACAAGGAACCAGCGGCGGAATCTCCTCTTGAAGCGTTTATTCCTAGGGGGTGCTCGGTGACCGCCGACTTTAAAGTTGAAAAACCTTCCCTCGTTTCGGAAACCTTCCCTCGTTTCGGGCCAAGGTGAAAAGGTATCGAGATATATTTGCTCGATCACTAAAGAGACCCTCCCTACCGTCATAAAAGAGTGCAACTGGGCCGAAAAAGTCGTGATGGCCCCGGCCCAGAAGAAGATATCACTACCCACGTTAAAGGATACTTACGTGTTTAAACTTATCCCTTTATGTTGGGTCCGTTGGACCCGGTGATCATCTAATTTTGTAAAAGGTACAAGGTATGCCTCGGTCAGATCCACCCCTCATTTTGGAGGATAATCATTCTTCTCCGATTCTTCGTGAGTAAGATTGACGGATGTCCATTCACTGTTGACCATCTGATGCGCTTGTGTAATCCCCGATTCTTCTTGGGGGGGGGGAGGACTGATTAAACCTGTGCGTCGGGCCTCTAAAGCCTCgttctcgagcatcgatgaagatcgAAACCAAGGTTGGCTAGGCCgatttgtccgagtgaggacctcggacctAATCCCGGCCAAGGACATGCCGTTCCTCGAGGAGTGGAACACAAAACGTAAGTAATGTTCCATTTTTCCCagaattttatttttactctctttttctcctttcttatcAATGTTCGGTATCGATGCAGCTGTTGCTCGGGTTCCGGATGCGATTCCTCGACTCAAGGAAAAGGTTAAGGACATTGTCTCACATAAAACATATTCCTAGCACGCATGGCGCGAACTATCGAATGGCCAGTGGGAGGACCGTTCTCACGGTGAGAGTACTTTCTTGAGTGAGCAACACTTGGGTCCCCTTTGTGCTGTTGAGTTCTtacttatttcttttttctttgtaggTCTTTCCAAGGATGTCTCCATGAGGCCTCCATCTAGTGATGAGGAAAGCCCCCATCGAGTCCCCTGCTCTGagtaggagaagaagaagagaaaggccCTAAGTTCTCCGAcctcgaagaagaaaaaaacaaaaaggaggCTGGTGCACAAATCCAATAAAAGCACCAGCGCCCGAGAGCTCCTATCGGACTCAATCCACCGGCTGAGGGATGagtccaaagaagaagaagaagcttcaGAACTGGTGGCCCGCGTGCGAGGCAACATCGTATTGCCTCAAACCAGGGGAGTTGTTGATGAGGCAGTGGTCGAGGCCTCCGAACTAGAGATGGGCGAAACCGTTTTGCCCCAAGTTAGGGAGGCCGATACAGAGACTGCGGCTGGTTCTTCTCGGGTAGAGGATAATGTCACAAAGGATGGACTTGGGGTGATAGACCTCTCCGAGTCGCCTTTGTTTACCGACTCCATGATCCACGATGCCCAAGAGCTAAAAGGACGCCCAAATGAGGGTCCCCAAGGGGTGGTAGACTCCTTCCACAACTTCTTTGAGGGTTTAGACTCTACCGCTTTAGAATACGTCATCAGGTTGGGTGACTTACCGGTACCAAAGAAGAGTCCGTCTTCGGTGTCCAACGGGTCTTCTTCGAGCCCGAAACTGGTAAACTAGGTTCTCAGCTTCAAGTCTAGATCCTGACCGGAAGTTGTCGATTATTATGTCTATCCTGGAGGATGCCTGAGTCCTCTCTGCCCCCGTGGGGGTTGCAAGTTACCTTCGGTGCTTagtgaccgaagaggatcaagCAAAGATGAACAAGGTGGACGCGTCCTGCTTGTTCATCAAAGCCCAATAGGCGTTAAATCGCTAACTTCGAATGCCTCTTGACGACTTTTATTATGTACTTAAATTAAGTCATAAAAATTTGTAACTCTTTCCTTTGAGTTTGTAGGCCTCGGTGCTCCATCACGAGACTTTTCTCCGATATCGAGAAGAGTTCACCCAACATGAGGTCGAGACCCAAGGGCTCATCGAGAAGAGGGATGcttacaaacttctcagtgagcaATGTGAGGTGGAGGTCATGAAACTCCAAGCTGAGTTAGAGGCGGATCAGAAGGAGCATGCCAACTTGGTCGAGCAGGTAAGGAGAGTATTTGAGGTTAGTGACGATGAGTCAAATACTGTGGCTAATGGTTCGAACCCGCAGTTTCAACAGAAGCTTGACCAAATCGGACAGCTCCTGGCAGAAGTAGATGTAGTAAAGGCCGGGTCCGAAGAATCTAAAAAAACATGGACCGTTAGGCTTCAGAAAAGGAGACCTCTCGGACCTAACTAGCTTCGGCTGAGGTCTAGCTCTGAGGTATAAAAAAGAAGTCCTTGGTGCAGGCCAAGAAAATAGAGAAGCTCCAGTCCCAATTGAATTCGGCTGTCTCCGATCGAGAAAATTTGACCAAGGATCTCGAAACAGTCAAATCAAAGGCCAAGGTAATTAAAGCTGATGCCGAGGAGACGATGGCCGTTTGTAAGGATGATGCCGAGGCAGCTCAAGTTCGGGCAAAAGATATCATTGAGCACGCTAAGTGGAAATCTCGAAGGGAGGCCCTTTAGGAAATTCATGCTCAAGGTTTCAACTTATTGGCTGAGATCGAGAGTGCCAAAGAGTTCGAAGCCGAGGCAAAAAAACTAGCCTATCCTAAAAAACGACGAGGAGCCCAAAGACTTGAGAGAGTCCGAGGATGGAGAAGATCCCTAGGGCGACGATGTTTCCCCCGACGAAGACTAGGCACTTAGGCCTTtagatgtttttattttttgtatttttgttgagGCCGTTCGACCTTTGTAAAAATTTTCATCGGGCTGTTTGgactttgtaaaaaaaattgattaTGAATATGAGGCTTTTTCCCTTCAACAGTTTTCGATTTTTCACTTTGCCTTATGTACTTTTATTTGCAAAGATctaaatgccttagcatgaaatagttaGGTTTTGTTCAGAAACTCGAAGAAACCTTGCCTTCAACTTTATTTCGTTTTAAGGAATAATGGGGGTTTGGTGTGACCGAAAGTTTTCTTTCCCCCAAGTACTTAGACTCTTTTTTATGTCATAGTCTGTTGAGgatagcctttagaaccggtttaGAAATTTTAAGGCCTTGTTGTCTTTGTTACGGGTCCTCGAATGTCTTCGAGATGTTTTAATTTGGTCTTGGCCTTTTTAGTTCGGGTGTCACCCAATGGGCTAGTCGCCCCGAGTTATTCGGGCTTGCCTAggataacagtccccgagtgggaaTGGTCGTGGCCTTTAAGATTCGGGCATTGCTTGATAGGTCTTACACCCTCGAGCTCTGATAGCCTGGACCATCCGAGTTTGTTTTCGGACAGTAATCCCCGAGGGAGAGTGATTGTTCAAACATAGattaaggtggcccttgggcttgaTACCTTTAGGGGATCAGATGTAGGAAATTCCTTGAGAAATgcaagattttttttaaaaggacaaaatattTATCCGTAAGCGAgagacttctttttattcttgtgtaATATAGATATACATGTGTACATGGTTTGTGCTAGGGCTCGAGAAACgggcacggttcgtttgaccattttgcccttacaataaatcctacctATCGAAACCCTTCCATCacgaagtttctttccttgctaaagtcgatATCCGAGGTTAATGCCCTCAGTATTCGAGATTGATCATAGAGAGAAGCTTCAGATAATGTTGATGGATCCTTAACACCAATTCATGGTCTGCCTTCTATTCTAAGTTAGCAAGAtccattgttgcctcattaaaaaccttgccaaaaaacccaattgggacaaaactggttcaaagaaaaaagagtgctacacgtgctttcagacctaaaaatTTGTACCGCTTCTTGTTGGTTACCTACAAGTGTTAattcaaaaataagtaaaaaggaaatgaatggggtcgtaccttagcagtagtatcgcttcaagtgagttatgttccagttgttcggtagccTTTCACCGTTCATTGCCACGAGTTTattgatcgaggccaaccctacactactattgagtagcgagagaggtcgaagcagcttttacccgattaaggtcgggatcgatttccacagggagctagatattggagtcgggtgtctatctaaatGAGATTTGTAtatttgctcttaattgcacttctacacatttttggtttGATTTACTTAATTGTATAAAACTACAATGCtcaattaactaaaataagctaaggttaaactattgtgagcagttcaaatgattaaaaggcactagggtagtgacttttgccttggtggtcaattgacggattattgagtctaaggcatgattgtcacatttggggagtatgatataaccattgcacggttctactcactctatacctctcggtagttcgagtgattttgcccgaattgactttctcaagaccaaatgggtatgcaaatttgcacaagcgatcaaggttcaagtcgggtattactatctctaggtttaaccctttaattggggctatcaatctcttgagtacgccccaattccttgttggatcaatttcagAGAATTatgctctctttctcaagaagagccaaagtcaactaaacacaaactagtgtttgcaaccactaattcagcaattaaacatgaaattagtccaaatatcaaacacccatagacaatcaagcatcaaaacacaagacccatcaattatccacactagggttgagccacaaccctagcttatgggtctagctactcataattagagaggaaaacaaagaaatagatgaagaaaaactcatattaattcattgttaaattaaacttgaagattcaatgttgaaatgaagctaaaattactcaaaatagataaaagaagcgaagtcacgagcgcagctgagtacaaaaactatctgatgacctaaaaatgggaaaagaagctatttatattGAGCTGACAAttctgaacaaaaatacccctgcggggctactgcggaccgcacaaaatcacgtgcggccccctaaggctcttgacttaaatatccaactctctgaacttgggcaatgcaGAATGCACTAAATGGAGCGCGGACCCCATTGGGCTTCAATATTCAAACtggcaactctctgaaccttggctctatggaccgcactaaatcgagtgcagTCGTAGTGAATCCAatacggaccgcactaaatccTTTGCGACCGCATTGCTTTTTGGCCTGagatgcacactctctgaacttcacttgtgcggaccgcatagaatggtgtgcggccgcgctggccctatttgactgagctttgtcttgtcttggtacttgtgcaagtttcactcctttttgagctgatctttgacatcttgctgccttgttgatcaaaccttcAATCAAGCACAACGTGTGaccctttgggactattttgtacacatttctaatcaaaacttgagtataaaggagtgtaaaatgtatcaaaatccctagttatcaactcccccaaacttaagcttttgcttgtcctcaagcaaacaaaataagacccaccccttaagagtaattccaagaaaattcagctgtcctaaagtgacctcatctagcatcaattggtactaacaattgccctcaatacaaatgaattattaacaacatttacccttttaaacaccatggattaagtgcgacacaagagcatcaagagttgactcaccacatcaaagaaactctttatATTACttcggtcattgtggaacccaaactcatacatcctcaactctccctaagccaATCTCACCTTTAAGACAGTGGCACTCAGAGCGAGGTTAACGGAAATTCACttatctctctcaaagaaaagtcacaagtccggctctaagtaccatatacttgccccttatgtgagtcaccactaatgtaagcttcattcaactcaagatcatatagggcttttgtggagacatagtgaaggcttatggttcagggtaggaaatgtttggtctaagtaggttccatcttcccttaagcacttcttttgctttattttggcacacattcacttgactttttaagtcatttcacttctttctaaggggttagagagacactctatcactctttcttgtttatttcaaatcttttctcttttctcatcttttcacacctttcattctttgcttttcttgaatcccttttattcttttacacattgaacattctttttgtccttttgcttttctttccttttcattgcctttccttttcttcatcttttgtacctttttaccactttgttgcaatcctcatcTCTCTCCCCagacttatacttttgccatatgctaaggaaagatcgggtaccaagagagggtatcttttagaacgggtaaaggcttgtatcatggttcttgaaggaaaaaggtctaaggcttaAAAGGGTTGAttagggattttatcattggtgggatatggaagtgttcaagctatcatttggatcaaggagagcctataatcatgtctcaagtcaaattacGCTTAGGATTtcacctcaacaaacattcaaggcaagttctagaccaatggctcgggacttggacttgcaatgcaatttctcaccacacaagctatagtatcgctaaagacacagagtcgggggcccacaacgaccttagataagatttgagcacacaataaTCTCGAAAAACTACTTGATGATTAtcagtcaacacaagagtctcaaggtcacgactttcactatcctatacacaacaatttatttttgaccatgagatcaaaggcaaatgtgataggcccaagtgaagctttgcttgaggtacccttaccactaactactaaaaacaaaaagaaaa is a genomic window of Nicotiana tabacum cultivar K326 chromosome 16, ASM71507v2, whole genome shotgun sequence containing:
- the LOC107760605 gene encoding BEL1-like homeodomain protein 11, with protein sequence MVSTDSPPPTHSSILHQFINSDSITSQIGSQHFDIYQSGLSSNTTTYQPPGVLSRSIEFVNPTHFTTDSDVNNSRHLMDLLGASHDANQQAQRLSLSLSSHSLVSSLHCRERALTSSFTNPSYISQEIDHRNNEFSFSAAAMNQSFSNVCGTESFVAATGNSKYLKPTQSLLEELVCAGGKTIDLSNEKFIRRLSRNSKKGSLSLRAMLKAEIPSNELFNERHELYVKIMKLITLLEEVERRYEQYYQHMEEITSTFEVIAGFGAGKPYTALALQAMSRHFSCLRDAIISQIYVIRQKMPRDVPKISSGLSHLSLFEKETLQNRMSLQQLGIIQSNRQAWRPIRGLPETSVAILRSWLFEHFLHPYPNDSEKLMLASQTGLSKNQVSNWFINARVRLWKPMIEEMYKEEFADSSVDSDPFLNREGVTDSAEE